In the genome of Mytilus edulis chromosome 3, xbMytEdul2.2, whole genome shotgun sequence, one region contains:
- the LOC139517131 gene encoding uncharacterized protein, with amino-acid sequence MTERVQYRSVSQVDTGVSQEDTDDELLGDHEVTNESVVTILADDETGTFSGSNVRLTEASSSFINHKRIKECICKPKNRKKIAIGILITTFVIIVLILLVVRLANMNLKHTVHDPDKHSKTNVSSNG; translated from the coding sequence ATGACAGAACGTGTTCAATATAGAAGTGTATCACAAGTAGATACTGGTGTATCACAAGAAGATACAGATGACGAACTTCTAGGTGATCATGAAGTTACGAACGAAAGTGTAGTAACAATATTAGCCGATGATGAAACAGGAACTTTTTCAGGGAGTAATGTCCGTTTGACTGAAGCTAGTTCGTCATTTATTAATCACAAGAGAATTAAGGAATGTATTTGTAAACCAAAGAACAGGAAGAAAATTGCGATAGGAATTCTAATTACTACTTTCGTTATTATTGTTCTCATTTTATTGGTAGTTAGATTAGCTAATATGAATCTTAAGCATACTGTACATGATCCGGATAAACATTCAAag